One stretch of Archangium lipolyticum DNA includes these proteins:
- a CDS encoding SCP2 sterol-binding domain-containing protein: MSNAQEIIEKDIPTTLQQNPQLAKDINSVIHFNITGDNGGTWTLDCTKPADWVSKGAEGTPKMTITVSNDDFVKIRAKQLNAQMAAMQGKLKFKPMDMGLAMKLAKLLG; encoded by the coding sequence ATGTCGAACGCTCAGGAGATCATCGAGAAGGACATCCCGACCACGCTGCAGCAGAACCCGCAGCTGGCCAAGGACATCAACTCGGTCATCCACTTCAACATCACCGGCGACAACGGGGGCACCTGGACGCTGGACTGCACCAAGCCGGCCGACTGGGTCTCCAAGGGCGCCGAGGGCACCCCGAAGATGACCATCACCGTCAGCAACGACGACTTCGTGAAGATCCGCGCCAAGCAGCTCAACGCCCAGATGGCCGCCATGCAGGGCAAGCTCAAGTTCAAGCCGATGGACATGGGCCTCGCCATGAAGCTGGCGAAGCTGCTCGGCTAG
- a CDS encoding sensor histidine kinase, producing MREEGEQRVVAGEDAPGFAILSRRGHLREVDGRMRAHLGVAQLPEAVGSLEELLRGVGFRQRPGADLWEHEGRLLRAGERPLEDGARLLWTLPVEGDEELVRRRVRYLGLASHDLRGSLANVRSYAALLLNGRIPLEPKAKRGLETILRNTDRALSFAQDFFDASRADLGMLACEAEKQALEPLLAQAVEHQLEAAGAASVGLSLELPGTALPEVEVDGGRVQHAVEAFIRHHLLHVQPGEQLRVRARPEDGGLRVEVRRDGVPPSEEETALTFAREERAFREKKLEDPLRLGLARQEIEALGGSVGVTADEGGITLFLTLPIALASSASAQA from the coding sequence GTGAGGGAAGAGGGGGAGCAGCGGGTGGTGGCCGGGGAGGATGCGCCCGGATTCGCCATCCTCTCGCGTCGAGGTCATCTGCGCGAGGTGGATGGACGGATGCGGGCCCACCTGGGGGTGGCACAGCTGCCCGAAGCCGTGGGCTCGCTGGAGGAGCTGCTGAGGGGCGTGGGCTTCCGCCAGCGGCCAGGTGCGGATCTGTGGGAGCACGAGGGGCGGCTGCTCCGGGCGGGCGAGCGCCCCCTGGAGGACGGAGCGAGGCTGTTGTGGACGCTGCCCGTCGAGGGGGATGAGGAGCTCGTCCGGCGCCGGGTGCGCTATCTGGGGCTGGCCTCTCATGATCTGCGGGGCTCCCTGGCGAACGTGCGCTCCTATGCCGCCCTGCTGCTCAATGGCCGCATCCCGCTCGAGCCCAAGGCCAAACGCGGGTTGGAGACCATTCTCCGGAACACGGACCGGGCCCTGTCCTTCGCCCAGGATTTCTTCGATGCGAGCCGGGCCGACCTCGGCATGCTGGCGTGCGAGGCGGAGAAACAGGCGCTCGAACCGCTGCTGGCCCAGGCGGTGGAGCACCAGCTGGAGGCGGCGGGCGCGGCGAGCGTGGGCCTGAGCCTGGAGCTGCCCGGCACGGCCCTGCCCGAGGTGGAGGTGGACGGAGGCCGTGTGCAGCACGCCGTGGAGGCCTTCATCCGCCACCACCTGCTGCACGTCCAGCCCGGGGAGCAGTTGAGGGTGCGGGCGAGGCCGGAGGATGGGGGCCTGCGGGTGGAGGTACGGCGTGACGGCGTGCCTCCCTCGGAGGAGGAGACCGCCCTCACCTTCGCGCGGGAGGAGCGCGCCTTCCGGGAGAAGAAGCTGGAGGATCCGCTGCGGCTGGGCCTCGCGCGGCAGGAGATCGAGGCGCTGGGCGGCTCCGTGGGGGTGACGGCGGACGAGGGAGGGATCACCCTCTTCCTTACACTCCCCATCGCACTCGCTTCCTCGGCGAGCGCCCAGGCCTGA
- a CDS encoding metal ABC transporter ATP-binding protein, which produces MQTPDHAHAHDHADGHVHHQHEHSSDLLLCCEDLVVGYNGKPLLPAISLQIRRGTFLSVIGRNGSGKSTWFKTLLGMLPPVSGSVARTHERVKSAYVPQTSGIDALLPVRSRELVQWGRLSGWNFLWPFPKKQDRAVVESALDSAGARLIANRPYRDLSGGQKQRALLARVLATEADLVLLDEPTASMDAVAERETMQHLAELARGPRRLAVVVVSHDLQMAADFCDQFLFVDKDGPAIVLGDAKTVFCHPAFRHKYGDDYCPTHNPVHPR; this is translated from the coding sequence GTGCAGACCCCTGACCATGCCCACGCCCACGACCATGCGGATGGACATGTCCACCACCAGCACGAGCACTCGTCCGACCTGCTCCTGTGCTGTGAGGACCTGGTCGTCGGCTACAACGGCAAGCCCCTCCTGCCGGCCATCAGCCTGCAGATCCGCCGGGGCACCTTCCTGTCCGTCATCGGCCGGAACGGCTCGGGCAAGAGCACCTGGTTCAAGACGCTGCTGGGCATGCTGCCCCCAGTCTCCGGCAGCGTGGCCCGCACCCACGAGCGCGTGAAGAGCGCCTACGTGCCCCAGACCTCCGGCATCGACGCGCTGCTGCCGGTGCGCTCGCGCGAGCTGGTGCAGTGGGGGCGGCTGTCCGGGTGGAACTTCCTGTGGCCCTTCCCCAAGAAGCAGGACCGGGCGGTGGTGGAGTCGGCGCTGGACTCGGCGGGAGCCCGGCTCATCGCCAACCGGCCCTACCGCGACCTGTCCGGAGGCCAGAAGCAGCGGGCCCTGCTGGCGCGGGTGCTGGCCACCGAGGCGGACCTGGTGCTGCTGGACGAGCCCACCGCCTCCATGGACGCCGTGGCCGAGCGCGAGACCATGCAGCATCTGGCGGAGCTGGCGCGCGGGCCCCGGCGGCTGGCGGTGGTGGTGGTGAGCCACGACCTGCAGATGGCCGCCGACTTCTGCGACCAGTTCCTCTTCGTGGACAAGGACGGCCCGGCCATCGTTCTGGGGGACGCGAAAACCGTCTTCTGCCATCCTGCCTTCCGCCACAAGTACGGCGACGACTACTGCCCCACCCACAACCCCGTTCACCCCCGATAG
- the folE gene encoding GTP cyclohydrolase I yields MAAAIQDFLRAAGLKQEGDPNLMGTPERVAEAWAEEFLDGYGRTAEEALGETFPAPPGSSGELVVVTDLRFHSMCPHHLLPLEGRAHVAYMPSKRVVGFGRLSALVDCFAHRLILQEDLAREVASSLARVLGSPATACIIEAEQACLRIRGDRQRDARTHAEAYEGQLRKDGALRRELWARLGARR; encoded by the coding sequence ATGGCCGCGGCCATCCAGGACTTCCTGCGTGCCGCGGGCCTGAAGCAGGAGGGGGACCCCAACCTGATGGGGACTCCCGAGCGGGTGGCCGAGGCCTGGGCGGAGGAGTTCCTCGATGGCTACGGACGCACGGCGGAGGAGGCGCTGGGGGAGACGTTCCCCGCGCCTCCGGGCTCGTCCGGAGAGCTGGTGGTGGTGACGGACCTGCGCTTCCACTCCATGTGCCCGCACCACCTGCTTCCCCTGGAGGGCCGGGCGCACGTGGCCTACATGCCGTCGAAGCGGGTGGTGGGCTTTGGCCGGCTGAGCGCGCTGGTGGACTGCTTCGCGCACCGGCTCATCCTCCAGGAGGACCTGGCGCGCGAGGTGGCCTCGTCGCTGGCTCGTGTGCTGGGGAGCCCCGCCACCGCCTGCATCATCGAGGCGGAGCAGGCGTGCCTGCGCATCCGGGGAGACCGGCAGCGTGACGCCCGCACCCACGCGGAGGCCTACGAGGGCCAGTTGCGCAAGGACGGAGCACTGCGCCGCGAGCTGTGGGCGCGGCTGGGAGCGAGGCGATGA
- a CDS encoding sigma-70 family RNA polymerase sigma factor, which translates to MANRTMKFGAEGLSHYLRHLGDHSQLTREQEYELAGRARKGDEAARQTLATSNLAFVVAVAKKFANRGARLDDLIQEGNVGLMKAIEHFDPKKNVRFATYAVWWIRAYITRYLKDNRSQVRGGEAERGSMTDFSLDASIDEEGETTFLDRLEDGGPSPAEIFLGREQTEEVQEALAKVRKRIGDLGWDILQERLTQDKPRTLEELGQRWGVSRERVRQVELKTKNFLERYLAAFNQDEEQQPSSADAA; encoded by the coding sequence ATGGCGAACAGGACGATGAAGTTTGGAGCCGAGGGCCTGTCGCACTACCTGCGCCATCTCGGGGATCACTCGCAGCTGACCCGAGAGCAGGAGTACGAGCTGGCCGGGCGTGCCCGCAAGGGTGATGAAGCGGCGCGACAGACGCTCGCGACGTCCAACCTGGCCTTCGTGGTGGCGGTGGCGAAGAAATTCGCCAACCGCGGAGCCCGGCTGGATGACCTCATCCAGGAAGGCAATGTGGGTCTGATGAAGGCGATCGAGCACTTCGATCCGAAGAAGAACGTGCGCTTCGCCACCTACGCGGTGTGGTGGATCCGCGCCTACATCACCCGCTACCTGAAGGACAACCGCAGCCAGGTGCGCGGCGGCGAGGCCGAGCGGGGCAGCATGACGGACTTCTCGCTCGATGCGAGCATCGACGAGGAAGGCGAGACGACGTTCCTGGATCGGCTCGAGGACGGCGGCCCGTCTCCCGCGGAGATCTTCCTGGGCCGCGAGCAGACCGAGGAGGTTCAGGAGGCGCTGGCCAAGGTGCGCAAGCGCATTGGCGACCTGGGCTGGGACATCCTTCAGGAGCGTCTCACGCAGGACAAGCCGCGCACGCTGGAGGAGCTGGGCCAGCGCTGGGGTGTGTCGCGCGAGCGCGTACGGCAGGTGGAGCTCAAGACGAAGAACTTCCTCGAGCGCTACCTGGCTGCCTTCAATCAGGACGAGGAGCAGCAGCCCTCCTCCGCGGACGCGGCCTGA
- a CDS encoding Rieske (2Fe-2S) protein, protein MDGQANENFISVARLADLDERGRAVVRVGKEWVALVRADGRLHAVQQACPHRGGPLSEGDLDGCLLYCPLHAWAFDVRTGDSPTHPGARVRIYAVRVIGDEIQVAASGRLPAP, encoded by the coding sequence ATGGACGGACAGGCCAACGAGAACTTCATTTCCGTGGCGCGTCTGGCCGATCTGGACGAGCGGGGCCGGGCGGTGGTGAGGGTAGGGAAGGAGTGGGTGGCACTGGTCCGTGCGGACGGACGCCTGCATGCCGTGCAGCAGGCCTGCCCCCACCGGGGAGGACCCCTGTCGGAGGGGGATCTGGACGGGTGCCTCCTCTATTGCCCCCTGCATGCCTGGGCCTTCGACGTCCGCACCGGCGACAGCCCCACGCATCCCGGCGCGCGGGTGCGCATCTACGCTGTACGTGTCATCGGAGACGAGATTCAGGTGGCGGCTTCGGGTAGGTTGCCCGCCCCCTGA
- a CDS encoding zinc-regulated TonB-dependent outer membrane receptor codes for MSVTSRRLAGLAVCLSFCLSLSASAQTSPDAGTPSASSDAGTPPEEASPDTGVSAEDMKALEEALGQDAAAAAQSGSSAAASGTPATSSTSGITLSPSNINIRGLELSFVLDVAGAAFTSKEPLQTGGHDPTVSGFNFQQLEMSLNTAVDPYFRFTGNIVFSQFGVEVEEAYATTTSLPANLQLRAGQFLTRFGRLNATHPHAWDFVDQPFSIGRVFGGEGNRGLGVEASWLTPLPWYVEVIGSVTDASGEGTARSFLGSSSGGVTSPFDFQFTGAVKQFFPLSDDLSLMWGLSGANGPNPTGYRNRTDVIGTDVYLRYRPISGGSTTMVTFQGELFYRRRQVPQDVLSDFSGYGQALWRFDQRWATAARYEFGSPARTRGSLVADDPLDPEWTDDRQRISANLTFWPTEFSRLRLQAATDLARWRERPDYSVFLALEVVMGAHGSHAF; via the coding sequence GTGTCCGTCACATCGCGCCGGCTCGCCGGCCTCGCCGTCTGCCTGTCGTTCTGTCTCTCCCTGTCCGCGTCGGCCCAGACATCGCCCGACGCGGGTACTCCCTCCGCTTCCTCCGACGCGGGCACACCGCCCGAGGAGGCCTCGCCGGACACGGGTGTCTCGGCCGAGGACATGAAGGCCCTCGAGGAGGCGCTCGGGCAGGACGCCGCCGCGGCGGCGCAGTCGGGCTCGAGCGCCGCGGCCAGCGGCACCCCGGCCACGTCGTCCACCAGTGGCATCACGCTCAGCCCGTCGAACATCAACATCCGGGGCCTGGAGCTGTCCTTCGTCCTGGACGTGGCGGGCGCCGCCTTCACCTCGAAGGAGCCCCTGCAGACGGGCGGGCACGATCCCACTGTCAGCGGCTTCAACTTCCAGCAGCTGGAGATGTCGCTCAACACGGCGGTGGATCCGTACTTCCGCTTCACGGGCAACATTGTCTTCAGCCAGTTCGGCGTCGAGGTGGAGGAGGCCTACGCCACCACCACCTCCCTGCCCGCCAACCTCCAGCTGCGCGCCGGCCAGTTCCTCACCCGCTTCGGCCGGCTCAACGCCACGCACCCTCACGCGTGGGACTTCGTGGATCAGCCCTTCTCCATCGGCCGCGTCTTCGGTGGCGAGGGCAACCGCGGGCTGGGCGTGGAGGCCTCCTGGCTCACCCCGCTGCCCTGGTACGTGGAGGTGATCGGCTCGGTCACCGACGCCAGCGGCGAGGGCACCGCGCGCAGCTTCCTCGGCTCCTCGAGTGGCGGCGTCACCTCTCCCTTCGACTTCCAGTTCACCGGCGCGGTGAAGCAGTTCTTCCCGCTGTCGGATGACCTGTCGCTGATGTGGGGCTTGTCGGGCGCCAATGGCCCCAACCCCACCGGCTACCGCAACCGCACCGACGTGATCGGCACGGACGTGTACCTCAGGTACCGGCCCATCTCGGGCGGCAGCACCACGATGGTGACCTTCCAGGGCGAGCTCTTCTACCGCCGCCGGCAGGTTCCCCAGGACGTGCTGTCGGACTTCAGCGGCTATGGCCAGGCGCTCTGGCGCTTCGACCAGCGCTGGGCCACCGCCGCGCGCTACGAGTTCGGCAGCCCCGCGCGCACCCGGGGTAGCCTCGTCGCGGATGATCCACTCGATCCCGAGTGGACCGACGACCGCCAGCGCATCTCCGCCAACCTCACCTTCTGGCCCACCGAGTTCTCCCGCCTGCGCCTGCAGGCCGCCACCGACCTCGCCCGCTGGCGCGAGCGCCCGGACTACTCGGTCTTCCTCGCACTCGAAGTGGTGATGGGCGCGCACGGCTCCCACGCCTTCTGA
- a CDS encoding metal ABC transporter substrate-binding protein, with amino-acid sequence MSPSRWIAALSAALCLLLSFPARADLKVVTSVPDIAALAKAVGGDKVQVTSLALSTQDPHFVDAKPNLALDLNRADLLLAIGMDLEIGWLPTLQNGARNDRILSGSNGYLDVSQFARKLEAPTTPVDRSQGDVHPGGNPHFLYDPRAGLAVATGIADRMITLDPKNAEAYRANLAKFSTELEQARAGWEKRLAGMKGVPVIAYHRTTAYLADWTGFQTIAYLEPKPGIPPNPAHVAQVLGQGRQKKVRMILQEEYYPATTSKQLSKLLPAPLVVLPGGTNFRGGQTYIQRIEEVVTRLENGLKGQGT; translated from the coding sequence ATGAGCCCCTCTCGATGGATCGCGGCCCTGAGCGCCGCCCTCTGCCTCCTCCTCTCCTTCCCCGCGCGCGCCGACCTGAAGGTGGTGACCTCCGTGCCAGACATCGCCGCGCTCGCCAAGGCCGTGGGCGGCGACAAGGTGCAGGTCACCTCGCTGGCCCTGTCCACGCAGGATCCGCACTTCGTGGACGCCAAGCCCAACCTCGCGCTGGATCTCAACCGGGCGGACCTGCTGCTCGCCATCGGCATGGATCTGGAGATCGGCTGGCTGCCCACGCTGCAGAACGGCGCGCGCAACGACCGCATCCTCTCCGGCAGCAACGGCTACCTGGACGTGTCCCAGTTCGCGCGCAAGCTGGAGGCCCCCACCACGCCGGTGGACCGCAGCCAGGGCGACGTGCACCCGGGCGGCAACCCGCACTTCCTCTATGACCCGCGCGCGGGCCTGGCGGTGGCCACGGGCATCGCCGACCGGATGATCACCCTGGATCCGAAGAACGCGGAGGCATACCGCGCCAACCTGGCGAAGTTCTCCACCGAGTTGGAGCAGGCGCGCGCCGGCTGGGAGAAGCGCCTGGCCGGGATGAAGGGCGTGCCCGTCATCGCCTACCACCGGACGACGGCGTACCTGGCGGACTGGACGGGCTTCCAGACCATCGCCTACCTCGAGCCCAAGCCCGGCATCCCGCCCAACCCCGCCCACGTGGCCCAGGTGCTGGGACAGGGGCGGCAGAAGAAGGTGCGGATGATCCTGCAGGAGGAGTACTACCCCGCCACCACCAGCAAGCAGCTGTCGAAGCTCCTCCCCGCGCCGCTCGTCGTCCTCCCCGGCGGCACCAACTTCCGTGGCGGGCAGACGTACATCCAGCGCATCGAGGAGGTCGTGACGCGCCTGGAGAACGGCCTGAAGGGCCAGGGGACCTGA
- a CDS encoding response regulator: MLVVDDDPDILEALSEILEAEGFEIRRARNGKEALERLEPDPPQLILLDLMMPVMDGWEFAQRMRQKPNVANIPLIVLSADRNVGSKATDIGAVGHLAKPFELNDLLEMVRRSLGQAQASAGR, translated from the coding sequence GTGCTGGTGGTCGATGACGACCCCGACATCCTCGAGGCCCTCTCCGAGATTCTCGAGGCCGAGGGCTTCGAGATTCGCCGCGCCCGCAACGGAAAGGAGGCGCTGGAGCGCCTCGAGCCGGATCCTCCCCAGCTCATCCTGTTGGACCTGATGATGCCGGTGATGGACGGCTGGGAGTTCGCCCAGCGGATGAGGCAGAAGCCGAACGTGGCCAACATCCCGCTCATCGTCCTGAGTGCGGATCGCAACGTGGGCAGCAAGGCCACGGACATCGGCGCGGTGGGCCACCTGGCCAAGCCCTTCGAGCTCAACGACCTGCTGGAGATGGTCCGGCGTTCACTGGGGCAAGCCCAGGCCAGTGCCGGACGCTGA
- a CDS encoding twin-arginine translocase TatA/TatE family subunit, translated as MGLKMSEILLIMGVLLLLFGGSRLPQLGSALGSAIRNFKRGFGGEEAPAAEDKKPSGTLASGGGVDKDVNARSTTTTTHQG; from the coding sequence ATGGGTCTGAAGATGTCGGAGATTCTGCTGATCATGGGGGTGCTGCTGCTCCTCTTCGGAGGCTCGCGCCTGCCGCAGCTCGGCTCCGCGCTGGGAAGCGCCATCCGCAACTTCAAGCGCGGCTTCGGTGGCGAGGAGGCCCCCGCCGCCGAGGACAAGAAGCCGTCGGGGACGCTGGCGAGCGGCGGTGGCGTGGACAAGGACGTCAACGCCCGCAGCACCACCACCACCACCCACCAGGGCTGA
- a CDS encoding AMP-dependent synthetase/ligase, whose product MRAETQLAPSTAPVGNLVELLLQRAQAPTKVGASWKTGGRWEDVTWGHILEDVKALSAGLLARGVKPGDRVAIFADTSLRWVVCDLAIYAARAITVPIYASNTPDEVRYILNHSESSLVFVDHDEKTPKQAGRATRLRQKLAECPSVREVVLFEGPASGDAELTLEDLMARGREAHAARPESFEERVRSMKADDICSIIYTSGTTGDPKGVLLTHGNWAYEANGVKRIGVMAPTDAVMMFLPLAHSFGQVVKASWLSMGFRMVFAESTDKLLANLAETRPTILPAVPRVFEKVYNGVVANGSSAPGLKGRLFRWAFSLFDEYVEAKLQGREPPQLGLALARKLVFSKVRAALDEKLGGNMRLFISGGAPLSRKIAYFFELLGFKVLEGYGLTETSAATCVNLPEKIKIGTVGPPLPGTEVKIAPDGEILIRGPGVMKGYYKDDAATAEDLEPDGWYHTGDIGEVDAEGYVRITDRKKDIIVTAGGKNIAPQNLENTLKTFPLISQAVVHGDKRKYLVALITVAEEPARKLLTDKGVTPGSYAELCRRPELRAAVQEILDKVNSGLPSYSTLKRFAVMDADFSQETGELTPSLKVKRKHVSLKHKALLDSLYEGDTAD is encoded by the coding sequence ATGAGAGCCGAGACCCAGCTGGCCCCCTCCACCGCGCCCGTGGGCAACCTCGTCGAGCTGTTGCTGCAACGGGCTCAAGCTCCCACGAAGGTCGGTGCGAGTTGGAAGACGGGGGGCCGCTGGGAGGACGTCACGTGGGGGCACATCCTCGAGGACGTGAAGGCGCTGTCCGCCGGGCTCCTCGCTCGAGGGGTGAAGCCGGGAGACCGGGTCGCCATCTTCGCCGACACCAGCCTGCGGTGGGTGGTGTGTGATCTGGCCATCTACGCGGCGCGGGCCATCACCGTCCCCATCTACGCGTCCAACACCCCGGACGAGGTCCGCTACATCCTCAACCACTCCGAGTCATCGCTCGTCTTCGTGGACCATGACGAGAAGACGCCCAAGCAGGCCGGGCGCGCCACCCGCCTGAGGCAGAAGCTCGCCGAGTGTCCCAGCGTGCGCGAGGTGGTCCTCTTCGAGGGCCCGGCCTCCGGCGACGCGGAGCTGACGCTGGAGGACCTGATGGCCCGGGGACGCGAGGCCCATGCGGCCCGGCCCGAGTCCTTCGAGGAGCGGGTGCGCTCCATGAAGGCCGACGACATCTGCAGCATCATCTACACCTCCGGCACCACGGGCGATCCCAAGGGCGTGCTCCTCACCCACGGCAACTGGGCCTACGAGGCCAATGGGGTGAAGCGCATCGGGGTGATGGCGCCCACCGACGCGGTGATGATGTTCCTGCCCCTGGCGCACTCCTTCGGGCAGGTGGTGAAGGCCTCCTGGCTGTCCATGGGCTTCCGGATGGTGTTCGCCGAGAGCACGGACAAGCTGCTGGCCAACCTGGCGGAGACGCGCCCCACCATCCTCCCGGCCGTGCCGCGCGTCTTCGAGAAGGTCTACAACGGCGTGGTGGCCAACGGCTCCTCTGCCCCGGGCTTGAAGGGCCGCCTGTTCCGCTGGGCGTTCTCCCTCTTCGACGAGTACGTGGAGGCGAAGCTCCAGGGCCGCGAGCCGCCCCAACTGGGCCTCGCCCTGGCGCGCAAGCTGGTGTTCTCCAAGGTGCGCGCCGCGCTCGACGAGAAGCTGGGTGGCAACATGCGCCTGTTCATCTCCGGTGGCGCGCCGCTGTCGCGGAAGATCGCGTACTTCTTCGAGCTGCTCGGCTTCAAGGTGCTGGAGGGCTACGGCCTCACCGAGACGTCGGCCGCCACCTGCGTCAACCTGCCGGAGAAGATCAAGATCGGCACCGTGGGCCCGCCGCTGCCCGGCACCGAGGTGAAGATCGCTCCGGATGGGGAGATCCTCATCCGCGGCCCCGGGGTGATGAAGGGCTACTACAAGGACGACGCGGCCACCGCGGAGGATCTCGAGCCGGATGGCTGGTACCACACCGGGGACATCGGCGAGGTGGACGCGGAGGGCTACGTCCGCATCACGGATCGCAAGAAGGACATCATCGTCACCGCCGGCGGCAAGAACATCGCGCCGCAGAACCTCGAGAACACGCTCAAGACGTTCCCGCTCATCAGCCAGGCGGTGGTGCATGGCGACAAGCGCAAGTACCTGGTGGCGCTCATCACGGTGGCCGAGGAGCCCGCGCGCAAGCTGCTCACCGACAAGGGCGTGACGCCCGGCTCCTACGCGGAGCTGTGCCGGCGGCCGGAGCTCCGCGCCGCGGTGCAGGAGATCCTCGACAAGGTGAACTCGGGGCTGCCGTCCTACAGCACGCTCAAGCGCTTCGCGGTGATGGACGCCGACTTCAGCCAGGAGACCGGCGAGCTGACGCCCAGCCTCAAGGTGAAGCGCAAGCACGTCAGCCTCAAGCACAAGGCCCTGCTGGACAGCCTCTACGAGGGCGACACCGCCGATTGA
- a CDS encoding FAD-binding oxidoreductase has protein sequence MSGARTLLPAERTFPRPEPSLLERAHAALVEVLSPGQVRRDESTREDYSKDESDSGVFPPDLVVFPENTAQVSAVFRTCQSLGVPFTPCGARSGKSGGSLPLMGGVAVSLERMNRILSVSVEDLTAVVQPGVITGDLMKAVEAQGLFYPPDPNSWEFCTMGGNVAENAGGPRALKYGVTRDYVIGLEWVLPSGEVLRLGRRTIKGVAGYDLVGLFVGSEGTLGVATEITVQLIPNPRYVKTALVIFDSVHTAARAITAVLAAGILPRTLELIDEVALEAVDGRGFNFPPGAGSAVIAEVDGNVEDGLFAELGQLGEICERHGATEVLVAQDESQREKLWAARRMVSRALRALRPHKISEDIVVPRSRIPDIIQALKKMGGELGLLVATYGHAGDGNLHANILYEGPHQRALVETAIQRMLELTVSMGGTITGEHGVGHAKREYLAMEQPEPVLELQRQLKRFFDPSGMLNPEKIFPAPKRS, from the coding sequence ATGAGCGGAGCCAGGACGCTGCTGCCAGCGGAGCGGACCTTCCCCAGGCCCGAGCCCTCGCTCCTGGAGCGTGCGCACGCGGCGCTGGTGGAGGTGCTCTCGCCCGGCCAGGTGCGCCGCGACGAGTCCACGCGGGAGGACTACTCCAAGGACGAGTCCGACAGCGGCGTCTTCCCGCCGGACCTCGTGGTGTTTCCGGAGAACACCGCGCAGGTATCGGCCGTCTTCCGGACGTGCCAGTCGTTGGGTGTCCCCTTCACGCCCTGTGGTGCGCGCAGCGGCAAGAGCGGTGGCTCGCTGCCCTTGATGGGGGGCGTGGCGGTGAGCCTGGAGCGGATGAACCGCATCCTGAGCGTGTCGGTGGAGGACCTCACCGCCGTGGTGCAGCCGGGCGTCATCACGGGAGACCTGATGAAGGCCGTGGAGGCGCAGGGGCTCTTCTATCCACCGGATCCGAACTCGTGGGAGTTCTGCACGATGGGGGGCAACGTGGCGGAGAACGCCGGTGGCCCCCGGGCGCTCAAGTACGGTGTGACGCGCGACTACGTCATCGGCCTGGAGTGGGTGCTGCCGAGCGGCGAGGTGCTCCGCCTGGGCCGCCGCACCATCAAGGGCGTGGCCGGCTATGACCTGGTGGGCCTCTTCGTGGGCTCCGAGGGCACGCTCGGCGTGGCCACGGAGATCACCGTCCAGCTCATCCCCAATCCCCGGTACGTGAAGACGGCCCTGGTCATTTTCGACTCGGTGCACACCGCCGCACGTGCGATCACCGCCGTGCTGGCCGCCGGGATTCTTCCTCGCACGCTGGAGCTCATCGACGAGGTGGCGCTCGAGGCCGTGGATGGTCGGGGCTTCAACTTCCCTCCAGGGGCCGGCTCGGCCGTCATCGCCGAGGTGGATGGCAACGTGGAGGACGGCTTGTTCGCGGAGCTCGGCCAGCTCGGTGAAATCTGCGAGCGGCACGGTGCGACGGAGGTCCTGGTCGCCCAGGACGAGTCCCAGCGCGAGAAACTCTGGGCGGCCCGCCGGATGGTTTCACGCGCCCTGCGCGCGTTGCGTCCGCACAAGATCTCCGAGGACATCGTGGTACCCCGGTCCCGTATTCCCGACATCATCCAGGCGCTCAAGAAGATGGGTGGAGAGCTGGGTCTGCTGGTGGCCACGTACGGCCACGCCGGGGACGGAAATCTTCACGCCAACATCCTCTACGAGGGGCCCCATCAACGCGCGCTGGTGGAGACCGCCATCCAGCGCATGCTGGAGCTCACCGTCTCCATGGGTGGCACCATCACGGGCGAGCATGGGGTGGGACACGCCAAGCGGGAATATCTGGCGATGGAGCAGCCCGAGCCCGTCCTGGAGCTTCAGCGCCAATTGAAGCGCTTCTTCGATCCTTCAGGGATGTTGAACCCCGAGAAAATCTTTCCCGCGCCCAAGCGTTCTTGA